The following are encoded in a window of Arthrobacter sp. OAP107 genomic DNA:
- a CDS encoding AMP-binding protein — MPFLNRLRTWAELRPDGTAVAVDGRGLTWAELQTAAEQLLPDTPETCVLSAPNSTQFAAGYCAGVAKGRQVAVLDPDWTAQAREEISRRLPPPSRAEGTILEDGEPDSAFLIGFTAGTTSTPKAFTRSRRSWAASFEASIRFFDLRPNDKTLAPGPLSASLNLYALSECLYAGTEFHTLGKFDIAAAHEVIAHHGITRLVLVPTLLRLLSERGLTGCVDGSAIRTIICAGSKLDARTLAAARRWAPNATIFEYYGAAELSFVSGRGLAPGMSLDAAGTAVGSPFPGVQVQILDTDGTPVPDGTPGNISIKSPMVCRGYVWGDDGNAFRRLGDHHTVGDRGYLHGSSLHILGRSSDMIITSGKNVYPHEVELALASIPGVETAVAAGMPDDMRGSRIVAGIVPSCGGLTATWLSSGLDEVMTRDRKPLRYYLLDELPLTGRGKISRRMFLDWIGNGDPRIRPLP; from the coding sequence ATGCCTTTCCTGAACAGACTCCGGACGTGGGCAGAACTGCGTCCCGACGGCACGGCCGTCGCCGTGGACGGCCGGGGACTCACCTGGGCGGAACTGCAGACAGCCGCCGAGCAACTGCTCCCCGACACCCCCGAAACCTGCGTCCTGTCCGCACCGAACTCGACGCAGTTCGCGGCCGGTTACTGCGCTGGCGTCGCCAAGGGGCGGCAGGTTGCCGTTCTCGACCCGGATTGGACCGCCCAGGCACGGGAAGAGATCAGCCGCAGACTTCCCCCGCCGTCCAGGGCCGAAGGTACGATCCTGGAAGACGGGGAACCCGACTCTGCTTTCCTCATAGGTTTCACCGCCGGGACCACATCCACACCAAAGGCCTTCACCCGGTCGCGCCGGTCCTGGGCGGCGTCCTTTGAAGCCTCCATCCGGTTTTTCGATCTCAGGCCCAATGATAAGACCCTTGCCCCCGGACCACTCTCGGCGAGCCTGAACCTCTACGCCCTGTCCGAGTGTCTGTACGCCGGGACCGAATTCCACACACTGGGAAAGTTCGATATCGCAGCAGCGCACGAGGTCATCGCGCACCATGGCATCACGCGGCTGGTTCTTGTCCCCACCCTGCTCCGGCTCCTCAGTGAGCGCGGCCTGACGGGTTGCGTGGACGGCTCCGCCATCCGCACCATCATCTGTGCCGGATCGAAACTCGACGCCCGCACCCTGGCAGCCGCCCGGCGCTGGGCACCCAATGCCACGATTTTCGAGTACTACGGCGCTGCCGAACTGAGCTTCGTGTCCGGCCGCGGCCTCGCCCCGGGAATGTCACTCGACGCCGCCGGGACCGCCGTCGGGTCCCCTTTCCCCGGCGTGCAGGTGCAGATCCTCGACACTGACGGGACCCCCGTGCCGGACGGAACCCCCGGAAATATCAGCATCAAAAGCCCGATGGTGTGCCGGGGGTACGTCTGGGGCGATGACGGCAACGCCTTCCGCCGCCTCGGCGACCATCACACCGTCGGCGATCGAGGGTACCTCCACGGCTCCAGCCTCCACATACTCGGCCGGAGTTCAGACATGATCATCACCTCAGGCAAAAACGTTTACCCTCATGAGGTGGAACTGGCCCTGGCATCGATTCCCGGCGTCGAGACGGCCGTCGCGGCCGGCATGCCGGACGATATGCGGGGCAGCCGGATCGTGGCAGGAATTGTTCCCTCCTGCGGAGGCCTCACCGCCACCTGGCTCAGTTCGGGGCTGGACGAAGTCATGACCCGGGACAGGAAGCCACTGCGCTACTATCTCCTGGACGAACTGCCCCTGACCGGCCGGGGCAAGATCAGTCGCCGGATGTTTCTGGACTGGATCGGCAACGGTGACCCCAGAATCCGCCCCCTGCCCTAG
- a CDS encoding MaoC family dehydratase produces the protein MAGMYYEDFQVGEVIRHEVTRTVTETDNLLITALTMNVQPLHLDAEFSAQSMYGKQIVNSIFTLGLVTGIPVQDTTLGTTLGNLGFRDIEFPKPVFFGDTLRVETEALDKRVSNSRPETGIVGIEHRGYNQHGDVVCVVRRTALMKRNQNAEAEVPSNA, from the coding sequence ATGGCCGGAATGTATTACGAAGACTTCCAGGTAGGCGAAGTGATCCGCCACGAAGTCACACGGACCGTCACCGAGACGGACAACCTGCTGATCACGGCGTTGACCATGAACGTGCAGCCGCTGCACCTGGACGCCGAATTCTCGGCACAGAGCATGTACGGCAAGCAGATCGTCAACAGCATCTTCACCCTGGGACTCGTCACGGGGATTCCCGTCCAGGACACAACGCTCGGGACCACCCTGGGAAACCTCGGCTTCCGGGACATCGAATTCCCCAAGCCCGTCTTCTTCGGTGACACCCTGCGGGTGGAGACCGAGGCGCTGGACAAGCGCGTCTCCAATTCCAGGCCGGAGACCGGGATCGTCGGCATCGAACACCGCGGCTACAACCAGCACGGCGACGTGGTCTGCGTGGTACGCCGCACCGCGCTGATGAAGAGGAACCAGAACGCCGAAGCTGAGGTTCCCTCCAACGCCTAG